A window of Bradyrhizobium sp. AZCC 1719 genomic DNA:
GGATGCGGGCAGCCCTTCGCGTTCGAGGATCTGGCGGACGGCGTTGGCGCGGTCCGCCGACAGATCGAAGGCGCCATATTCGCCGCGTGACGGCAGGAAGCCGGCGGAGGTGTGGCCGACAATATTGAGCCGCAGCGGTGTCGCCTTCAAGGGCACGGCCAGTTTCTGGATCAGCCGGCGGGTGCGCTCGTAGGGCACCTTGGAGCCATCGGCGAACATCGAGCGGCCATCCTGGTCGACGATTTCCAGATTGAGCCCCTCTTTGGTTTCCTCGAACATGATGTTCTTGGACATTTCGGTCAGTTCCGGCATGTCCTGCAGCGCCTGGCGCAACGAAGCCGCGGCGAGCGCGAACTCGCGATCGACTTTCAAGCGGGCGCCGTTTTCGCGCTGACGGTCCTTGTCGTCGGGCGTCGGGGTATTGGAGGCATCCTCGGGCGGAATATGCTCGACATTCTTCAGCTTCGGCCGCGTCGGCAGGCCGTCGGATTCGACGATTCCCGAATGCCGGGACTCGGTCTGCACACCAAATGCCTCCCGCATCGAGCCGGCGACGATCTTGAGCTTTTGCTGGTCCTGGCTGGAGAACGCAACCAGCATCACGAAGAACGACAGCAACAACGCCATCAGATCGGCGAACGTCACGAACCAGCCGTGACCGCCGTGCGCCTCTTCGCGTTTTTTCTTGGCCATGCTTTATGTCCGCGCCTTGATGCTATCAGCCGATCAGGCCGGAACCAGTTCGCCTTCCTCGTGGCGGTGCTTTTCGGGCAGATAGGCCAACAGCATTTCACGCACCAAGGCCGGGCTCTTGGAATCGCGGATCATCAGGATGCCGTCGATGATCAGCGTGCGGTTGGTTTCCTCGTCGATCAGCTTGCCGTGCAGTTTGTCGGCGATCGGCAGGCAGATCAGGTTCGCCACCAGCGCACCGTAAAGCGTTGCCAGCAAGGCCACCGCCATGAAGGGACCGAGCTTCGAGGGATCCGACATGTTCGAGAACATCTGCACCATGCCGAGCAGCGTGCCGATCATGCCGAACGCCGGCGCGCAGTCGCCGATCGCCCGATAGATCTTCGAACCCTCGTTCAGATGCATCAGAAAGTTGTCGCGATCGCGCTCCATGTTGTCGCGGATGAACTCGAGGTCGTAGCCGTCGGCGACGTAGCGGATGCCCTTGGCGAGAAACGGCTCGTCGGTCTCGACCTTTTCCAGTCCGACCGGGCCCTGCTTGCGGGCGATTTCCGCGATGCGCGCCAGTTCGTCGACCAGGTCGCGCGCCGAGAGCCGGCTCATGGTGAAGGCGAATTTCGCGCCGAGCGGCATGCCGTGCAGGATAGCGCTGAGCGGAAAGCGGATCAGGGTTGCGGCGAACGAACCGCCGAAGATGATGATGACGGCGTGGATGTCGTAGAACATCCGGAAGTCACCGCCCATCAAGATCAGCGTCGACAGGACAATAATGCCGACGATCAGGCCAACGAGCGTGGTGATATCCATTCTGAACTCCAACGCGTACGCGAACTACCGGCCATCCTGACCGGTCGCGCGCTCCATTCGGAGCTGGCGCAGAGGAACCCTACGACCGCGCAATTAAAGAGCCG
This region includes:
- a CDS encoding OmpA/MotB family protein, coding for MAKKKREEAHGGHGWFVTFADLMALLLSFFVMLVAFSSQDQQKLKIVAGSMREAFGVQTESRHSGIVESDGLPTRPKLKNVEHIPPEDASNTPTPDDKDRQRENGARLKVDREFALAAASLRQALQDMPELTEMSKNIMFEETKEGLNLEIVDQDGRSMFADGSKVPYERTRRLIQKLAVPLKATPLRLNIVGHTSAGFLPSRGEYGAFDLSADRANAVRQILEREGLPASHIYAVGGKADSQPLFPDDPTLPANRRVTITLMRENPPLPPNLKP
- a CDS encoding motility protein A; protein product: MDITTLVGLIVGIIVLSTLILMGGDFRMFYDIHAVIIIFGGSFAATLIRFPLSAILHGMPLGAKFAFTMSRLSARDLVDELARIAEIARKQGPVGLEKVETDEPFLAKGIRYVADGYDLEFIRDNMERDRDNFLMHLNEGSKIYRAIGDCAPAFGMIGTLLGMVQMFSNMSDPSKLGPFMAVALLATLYGALVANLICLPIADKLHGKLIDEETNRTLIIDGILMIRDSKSPALVREMLLAYLPEKHRHEEGELVPA